A single Blattabacterium sp. (Mastotermes darwiniensis) str. MADAR DNA region contains:
- the fsa gene encoding fructose-6-phosphate aldolase has translation MKFFIDTANLEEIRKAQLLGLLDGITTNPSLISKEIIDKSDIYNHYTSICNLLKREEGNVSIEVISTNYTDMIQEGEKLSLLHPKIVVKIPISKDGIKAIKYLSNKNIKTNCTLVFSLGQALLAAKVGSNYVSPFIGRLDDISYNGLSLVKEIKTIYEYYHFNTKILAASIRNPFHILECAKIGIHAVTTPFKVIDTLFYHPLTKIGLKKFLKDYDNINES, from the coding sequence ATGAAATTTTTTATAGATACAGCTAACCTAGAAGAAATAAGAAAAGCTCAATTATTAGGTTTATTGGATGGAATAACAACTAACCCCTCTTTAATTTCAAAAGAAATTATTGATAAAAGTGATATTTATAATCATTATACCTCCATTTGCAATCTTTTAAAAAGAGAAGAAGGAAATGTTAGCATAGAAGTAATAAGTACAAATTATACGGATATGATCCAAGAAGGAGAAAAACTTTCACTTTTACATCCAAAAATAGTGGTAAAAATACCGATAAGTAAAGACGGAATTAAAGCAATTAAATATTTATCTAATAAAAATATTAAAACTAATTGTACCTTAGTTTTTTCATTAGGACAGGCTCTTTTAGCAGCAAAAGTAGGATCTAATTATGTATCTCCATTTATAGGGAGATTGGACGATATATCATATAATGGATTGAGTTTAGTAAAAGAAATAAAAACCATTTATGAATATTACCATTTTAATACTAAAATTTTAGCAGCTTCAATACGAAATCCTTTTCACATTTTGGAATGTGCTAAAATAGGAATACATGCTGTAACTACTCCATTCAAAGTTATAGATACCCTTTTCTATCATCCATTAACAAAAATAGGATTGAAAAAATTCTTAAAGGATTACGATAATATTAATGAATCTTAA
- a CDS encoding outer membrane protein assembly factor BamD: protein MKMGCKLYKIFFLSLFIMMGCYVKCYGEKENFCKNKISSLLRKLNFYSKKNLLEKDSEENVLFQRSFNNYLSSLSFDLDPTKTKKAIEELNQFIKKYPNSYKISEAHKLLSELENRLEKKDFYIAHTYFLMKKYNAALIYFQNFLMDFPKSNFKEKVLYQICIIKYKLANNKEKVLNFFEEYNKYIKSYPNSPNIKTLKIFYKKLLNQL from the coding sequence ATGAAAATGGGATGTAAATTATACAAAATTTTCTTTTTATCATTGTTCATAATGATGGGATGTTATGTGAAATGTTATGGAGAAAAGGAGAATTTTTGTAAAAACAAAATTTCAAGTTTATTACGGAAACTTAATTTTTATTCAAAAAAAAATCTTTTAGAAAAAGATTCAGAGGAAAATGTATTGTTTCAACGTAGTTTTAATAATTACCTTAGTTCATTAAGTTTTGATTTAGATCCAACAAAAACTAAAAAAGCAATTGAAGAATTGAATCAATTTATTAAAAAGTATCCAAATAGTTACAAAATAAGTGAAGCTCATAAGCTCCTATCAGAATTAGAAAATAGACTTGAAAAAAAAGATTTTTATATAGCCCATACATATTTTTTAATGAAGAAATATAATGCAGCTTTAATTTATTTTCAAAATTTTTTGATGGATTTTCCAAAAAGTAATTTTAAAGAGAAAGTTTTATACCAAATATGTATCATTAAATATAAACTGGCTAATAATAAAGAAAAAGTTCTTAATTTTTTTGAAGAGTATAATAAATATATTAAATCGTATCCAAATTCACCTAATATAAAAACATTAAAAATATTTTATAAAAAATTATTAAATCAATTATGA
- a CDS encoding ferritin — protein MFISNKIQKGLKNQLNRELESSQLYLSMASWVEHEYGGFEGICNFLYDHSDEERRHMLKLIRYINKRGGYADIFFDNNHINNKTTYGSLKELFQKLFEHEKKISSEINLLVELSLKEKDYFTYNFLQWFVEEQIEEETLSKTILDKIQLIGENKGCLYLLDRDIKNFQKK, from the coding sequence ATGTTTATTAGTAATAAAATCCAAAAAGGATTAAAAAATCAATTGAATAGAGAATTGGAATCTTCTCAATTATATTTATCTATGGCTTCTTGGGTGGAACATGAATATGGAGGATTTGAAGGAATCTGTAATTTTCTGTATGATCATTCAGATGAAGAAAGAAGACACATGTTGAAATTAATAAGGTATATTAATAAAAGAGGTGGATATGCCGATATTTTTTTTGATAATAATCATATTAATAATAAAACTACATATGGTTCTTTGAAAGAATTATTTCAAAAGTTATTTGAACATGAAAAGAAAATTTCTTCAGAGATTAATCTTTTAGTAGAATTGTCTTTGAAAGAAAAAGATTATTTTACCTATAATTTTTTACAATGGTTTGTTGAAGAACAAATAGAAGAAGAAACATTAAGTAAAACGATATTGGATAAAATTCAATTGATTGGAGAAAATAAAGGATGTTTATATTTATTGGATCGTGATATAAAAAATTTTCAAAAAAAATGA
- the dapA gene encoding 4-hydroxy-tetrahydrodipicolinate synthase has translation MKKLYGTGVALVTPFKKNGNIDFNGLEKLVKYVGNKVEYLVILGTTAETSTLKEEEKRDIIECIKSFNYKKRPLVLGIGGNNTEDIIAKIKSIDLSDFLAILTVTPYYNNPSQEGIYQHFKSIVRQTNVNIIVYNVPKRTGSNVLPETVIRLAKNFQNIVGIKEASGNILQSYKIIEKRPNNFSVISGDDFISLPIILGGGEGVISVIAQGIPDSISRMISLARKKKSEEAFAIFYEIFSMIDLLYREGNPTGIKTFLNLIGICNSYVRLPLLSGSSSLRNKIRYLLRTNRITKF, from the coding sequence ATGAAAAAGTTATATGGAACAGGTGTAGCTTTGGTTACTCCTTTTAAAAAAAATGGAAATATAGATTTTAATGGACTTGAAAAACTCGTTAAATATGTTGGAAATAAAGTAGAATATTTGGTAATATTAGGAACTACCGCTGAAACTTCTACTTTAAAAGAAGAAGAAAAAAGAGATATTATTGAATGTATTAAAAGTTTTAACTATAAAAAAAGACCATTAGTATTAGGAATAGGAGGAAATAATACAGAGGATATTATAGCCAAGATAAAAAGTATCGATTTATCAGATTTTTTAGCTATTTTAACTGTTACTCCCTATTACAATAATCCTTCTCAAGAAGGGATTTACCAACATTTTAAATCTATTGTTAGACAAACAAATGTTAATATTATTGTTTATAATGTACCTAAAAGAACCGGATCTAATGTTTTACCAGAAACAGTTATTCGATTAGCTAAGAATTTTCAAAATATTGTAGGAATAAAAGAAGCTTCTGGTAACATTTTACAATCCTATAAGATTATAGAAAAAAGACCAAATAATTTTAGTGTTATATCAGGGGATGATTTTATTTCTCTGCCTATAATTTTAGGAGGAGGAGAAGGTGTAATTTCCGTAATAGCTCAAGGAATACCTGATAGTATTTCTAGAATGATATCCTTAGCAAGGAAAAAAAAATCAGAAGAGGCTTTTGCTATTTTTTATGAAATATTTAGTATGATTGATCTTCTTTATCGAGAAGGAAATCCTACAGGAATTAAAACATTTTTAAATCTTATAGGAATATGTAATTCGTATGTAAGATTACCATTATTGAGTGGATCTTCCTCTTTAAGAAATAAAATTCGATATTTGCTAAGAACAAATAGGATAACAAAATTTTAA
- a CDS encoding RNA-binding protein, producing MDNTKLYVGNLSYEMTEQELKEHFESIGEVTHAKIIFDESTSNKRSKGFGFIEMSNEENAKKAIEKLNGTEFMGRNIIVSVARPRAKRD from the coding sequence ATGGACAATACGAAATTATACGTTGGAAATTTATCTTATGAGATGACAGAACAGGAATTAAAAGAACATTTTGAATCTATAGGGGAGGTAACTCACGCAAAAATTATTTTTGACGAATCTACTTCGAATAAGAGAAGTAAGGGTTTTGGATTTATAGAAATGTCTAATGAAGAAAATGCAAAAAAAGCTATAGAGAAGCTAAATGGAACAGAATTTATGGGAAGAAATATTATTGTTTCTGTGGCAAGACCGAGAGCAAAAAGAGATTAA
- the pncB gene encoding nicotinate phosphoribosyltransferase, producing the protein MNELAIISSLLDNDFYKFTMQNAVIKLFPLAKARYEFINRGKHFFPGNFVDLLKKNLDKMANLKLSNEERIFLEKNCPYLDSKYLDFLDQYQYNPKEVNVFQKGKNIQMYIEGLWSRTILWEVPLMAIISELYYQLTGAKRFSDKKIIHLTRKKLEKYKRLNVKFGEYGTRRRFSYQIHKLVLEVLIREGKTFFMGSSNVHLSHIFSIKPIGTHGHEWIMFHAAKYGFNIADKIAMKNWLNIYGKNLGIALSDTYTSPIFFKNFDKKLANLFEGIRHDSGDPLLFVKETINHYQKLKINPLQKKIIFSDNLNPCKVARISSFCKNKINPFFGIGTNFTNDVGLPSMNIVIKMVKAFPKKKWTSVVKLSNVKEKSTGKKNTIFLAKKILHIS; encoded by the coding sequence ATGAATGAGCTTGCTATTATTTCGTCTCTATTGGATAATGACTTTTATAAATTTACTATGCAAAATGCCGTTATAAAATTATTTCCTTTAGCAAAAGCTAGATATGAATTTATCAATCGTGGAAAACATTTTTTTCCAGGAAATTTTGTTGATTTATTAAAAAAAAATCTCGATAAGATGGCTAATTTGAAACTTTCAAATGAAGAAAGAATCTTTTTAGAAAAAAATTGCCCTTACTTAGATTCTAAGTATCTAGATTTCTTAGATCAATATCAATACAATCCCAAAGAGGTTAATGTTTTTCAAAAAGGAAAAAATATACAAATGTATATAGAAGGTTTATGGAGTCGTACTATTTTATGGGAAGTTCCTCTAATGGCTATAATATCTGAATTATATTATCAATTAACAGGAGCAAAACGTTTTTCAGACAAAAAAATTATTCATCTCACAAGAAAAAAACTAGAAAAATATAAAAGATTAAACGTAAAATTTGGAGAATATGGAACTAGAAGAAGATTTTCTTATCAAATACATAAATTAGTATTAGAAGTTTTAATAAGAGAAGGAAAAACTTTTTTTATGGGGAGCAGTAATGTTCATCTATCCCATATATTTTCTATAAAACCTATTGGGACTCATGGACACGAGTGGATCATGTTTCATGCAGCTAAATATGGATTTAATATAGCAGATAAGATTGCAATGAAAAATTGGTTGAATATATATGGAAAAAATTTAGGAATAGCTTTATCGGATACATATACTTCTCCCATATTTTTTAAAAACTTTGATAAAAAACTAGCTAACCTTTTTGAAGGGATCAGACATGATAGTGGAGATCCTCTTTTATTTGTTAAAGAAACAATAAATCATTATCAAAAATTGAAAATAAATCCTTTACAAAAAAAAATCATATTTTCTGATAATCTTAATCCATGTAAAGTCGCTCGTATTTCCTCTTTTTGTAAAAATAAAATCAATCCATTTTTTGGGATAGGTACTAATTTTACCAATGATGTAGGACTACCATCAATGAATATAGTTATTAAAATGGTAAAGGCTTTTCCAAAAAAAAAATGGACTTCTGTTGTTAAACTTTCTAATGTAAAGGAAAAATCTACAGGAAAAAAAAATACGATTTTTTTAGCTAAAAAAATTCTTCATATTTCATGA
- the miaB gene encoding tRNA (N6-isopentenyl adenosine(37)-C2)-methylthiotransferase MiaB, with translation MNEKNFFYIESYGCQMNVSDTEIIISILLKNGFLFTENLKKANIILLNTCAIREKAELTIKNRLQQLIKNKKKSTLLGILGCLSKISVSMRDHFSNIIDFSVGPDSYKSIPNIISSLMKGKKNPKIFLKNQKETYSDVNPFRKKNKITTFLSITRGCNNMCSFCIVPFTRGRERSRNPYSIIEECKNLYKNGFKEVTLLGQNVDSYLWINDQKTIKINNDKIDFSNLLDLLATEIPFMRIRFSTSNPHDMSDKVIEIISKYSNICKHIHLPVQSGSNKILKLMNRKYTREKYLSLIKKIRSKIPECSISHDIITGFCDEEEKDHQQTISLMNEVKYNYGYMFSYSPRPGTYAYRKLKDNVPEYIKKRRLREIIDLQRNHSFVHMKKNIGKIQEVLIEGESKKNDQDWYGKTTQNTVVVFPKFPKKYSKIGETVFVKIIDCTSATLIGKEENK, from the coding sequence ATGAATGAAAAAAATTTTTTTTATATAGAAAGTTATGGTTGTCAAATGAATGTTTCTGATACTGAAATAATAATTTCTATTTTATTGAAAAATGGATTTCTTTTCACTGAAAATTTAAAAAAAGCAAATATAATATTGTTGAATACTTGTGCTATAAGAGAAAAAGCTGAATTAACCATAAAAAATAGATTACAACAATTAATAAAAAATAAAAAAAAATCTACATTATTGGGAATTCTTGGATGTTTATCCAAAATATCTGTCTCTATGAGAGACCATTTTTCAAACATAATAGATTTTTCAGTAGGTCCAGATTCCTATAAAAGCATCCCAAACATAATTAGTTCCTTAATGAAAGGAAAAAAAAACCCCAAGATTTTTTTAAAAAATCAAAAAGAAACTTATTCCGATGTAAATCCATTTAGAAAAAAAAATAAAATAACAACCTTTCTAAGTATAACAAGAGGATGTAACAATATGTGTTCTTTTTGTATTGTTCCTTTTACAAGAGGAAGAGAAAGGAGTCGTAATCCATACTCCATAATTGAAGAATGCAAAAATTTATACAAAAATGGATTTAAGGAAGTGACTCTTTTGGGTCAAAATGTTGATTCTTATTTATGGATTAATGATCAGAAGACAATAAAAATAAATAATGATAAAATAGATTTTTCAAATCTTTTAGATTTATTAGCTACAGAAATTCCATTTATGCGAATTCGTTTTTCTACTTCCAATCCTCATGATATGTCCGATAAGGTTATAGAAATAATTTCAAAATATTCAAATATTTGCAAACATATTCATTTACCGGTACAATCCGGTAGCAATAAAATATTAAAACTAATGAATAGAAAATACACTCGCGAGAAATATCTTTCTTTAATAAAAAAAATTAGATCGAAAATTCCTGAGTGTTCCATTTCACATGATATTATAACTGGTTTTTGCGATGAAGAAGAAAAAGATCATCAACAAACCATTAGTTTGATGAACGAGGTGAAATACAATTATGGTTATATGTTCTCTTATTCTCCTAGACCTGGAACTTATGCTTATAGAAAATTAAAAGATAACGTTCCTGAATATATAAAAAAAAGAAGATTAAGAGAAATTATTGATTTACAAAGAAATCATTCTTTTGTTCATATGAAAAAAAATATAGGAAAAATACAAGAAGTTCTAATAGAAGGAGAATCAAAGAAAAATGATCAGGATTGGTATGGCAAAACTACACAAAATACAGTTGTAGTTTTTCCAAAGTTTCCAAAAAAATATTCAAAAATAGGCGAAACTGTTTTTGTAAAAATAATTGATTGTACATCGGCTACACTAATAGGAAAGGAAGAAAATAAGTAA
- a CDS encoding sigma-54-dependent Fis family transcriptional regulator, with the protein MESIHNIKRKFSIIGNDYALHRALEKAIQVAPTDISVLVLGESGVGKEFIPKIIHQFSYRKHHSYIAVNCGAIPEGTIDSELFGHEKGSFTGATSMRKGYFEGANKGTIFLDEVGELPLTTQVRLLRILESGEFIKVGSSQIQKTNIRVVAATNLNMLESIQKGKFREDLYYRLNTIQINVPPLRFRKNDIGLLFRKFSNDFADKYHMPPVKLTEEALKYLEDYPWPGNIRQLKNLTEQISVVEKKRLISIDKLKEYIPDNIPSLSFSYSNPHSNNERFFQDFSNERDFLYKVLFDMKKNLNDLKHLTLQLIKNKNNNKFIEENQQLMKKVFGNMINNNSIQSIMKDGIFQLEDASKFSSDENFDYEEIEEYSSKNEKELESFSLQKKEIEFIQKALKKNNGKRRKAAKELGISERTLYRKIKQYGL; encoded by the coding sequence ATGGAATCCATCCACAATATAAAACGAAAATTTAGTATTATTGGAAACGACTATGCTTTGCATAGGGCATTGGAAAAAGCCATTCAAGTAGCACCAACAGATATTTCTGTATTAGTTCTTGGAGAAAGTGGAGTAGGGAAAGAATTTATTCCAAAAATAATTCACCAATTTTCCTATAGAAAACATCATTCTTATATTGCGGTAAATTGTGGCGCTATTCCAGAAGGAACAATTGATAGTGAATTATTTGGACATGAAAAAGGCTCTTTTACAGGTGCTACAAGTATGAGAAAAGGATATTTTGAAGGAGCAAATAAAGGAACTATATTTTTGGATGAAGTAGGAGAACTCCCTTTAACTACACAAGTTCGTCTTCTTAGAATTTTGGAATCAGGTGAATTTATTAAAGTTGGATCTTCTCAAATACAAAAAACAAATATACGTGTTGTTGCTGCTACAAATTTAAATATGTTGGAATCTATTCAAAAAGGAAAATTCAGAGAAGATTTATATTATCGTCTTAATACAATTCAAATTAATGTACCTCCTTTACGTTTTCGTAAGAATGATATTGGATTATTGTTTAGGAAATTTTCTAATGATTTTGCGGATAAATATCATATGCCTCCAGTAAAACTTACAGAAGAAGCATTAAAATATTTAGAAGATTATCCATGGCCAGGAAATATAAGACAATTAAAAAACCTTACAGAACAAATATCTGTAGTGGAAAAAAAACGTCTAATTTCCATAGATAAATTAAAAGAGTATATTCCGGATAATATTCCTTCGTTATCTTTTTCTTATTCTAATCCTCATTCAAATAATGAACGCTTTTTTCAAGATTTTTCCAATGAAAGAGATTTTCTCTATAAAGTATTATTCGATATGAAAAAGAATTTAAATGATTTAAAGCATTTAACATTACAATTGATAAAAAACAAGAATAACAATAAATTCATAGAAGAAAACCAACAACTTATGAAAAAAGTATTTGGAAATATGATCAATAATAACTCCATTCAGTCCATAATGAAAGATGGAATTTTTCAATTAGAAGATGCTTCAAAATTTTCTTCTGATGAAAATTTTGATTATGAAGAAATAGAAGAATATTCATCCAAAAATGAAAAGGAATTGGAATCCTTTTCCTTGCAAAAAAAGGAAATAGAATTTATTCAGAAAGCTCTAAAAAAAAACAATGGGAAGAGAAGAAAAGCGGCAAAAGAATTAGGAATTTCAGAAAGAACATTATACAGAAAGATCAAACAATATGGTCTATAA
- the secG gene encoding preprotein translocase subunit SecG: MYSTIFLGFFIFLTCLLLIIIILIQNPKKGIFHQSFMEKNFKLFGIKRTNTLLEKITWILSILIFFLTLLFNLLLKSNL; the protein is encoded by the coding sequence ATGTATTCAACTATATTTCTTGGTTTCTTCATTTTTTTAACATGTTTATTGCTTATTATAATTATTTTAATACAAAATCCTAAAAAAGGGATTTTTCATCAGTCTTTTATGGAAAAAAATTTTAAGTTATTTGGAATTAAACGAACCAATACACTTTTAGAAAAAATTACTTGGATTTTATCTATTTTAATATTTTTTTTGACTTTACTTTTCAATTTATTGTTGAAATCAAATCTATAA
- the groES gene encoding co-chaperone GroES: MMEVKIKPLADRVLVQPDPAETKTSSGIIIPDTAKEKPQKGTVIAVGNGKKDDPMILKKGDRVLYGKYSGTELKWEGEEYLIMRESDVIAII, encoded by the coding sequence ATGATGGAAGTAAAGATTAAACCTTTAGCAGATCGAGTTCTAGTTCAGCCTGATCCTGCTGAAACAAAAACCTCTTCAGGAATCATTATTCCTGATACGGCAAAGGAAAAACCACAAAAGGGAACTGTTATTGCTGTTGGAAATGGAAAAAAGGATGATCCTATGATTCTAAAAAAAGGAGATAGAGTTTTATATGGAAAATATTCTGGAACGGAACTAAAATGGGAAGGAGAGGAATATCTTATTATGCGAGAGTCTGATGTAATAGCAATCATATAA
- the groL gene encoding chaperonin GroEL (60 kDa chaperone family; promotes refolding of misfolded polypeptides especially under stressful conditions; forms two stacked rings of heptamers to form a barrel-shaped 14mer; ends can be capped by GroES; misfolded proteins enter the barrel where they are refolded when GroES binds): MAKDIKFDIEARDKLKKGVDALANAVKVTLGPKGRNVVLQKSFGGPQVTKDGVTVAKEIELEDSIENLGAQMVKEVASKTNDVAGDGTTTATVLAQAIVREGLKNVAAGANPMDLKRGIDKALEVVILDLRKQSREVGGNTEKIKQVASISANNDEKTGALIADAFEKVGKEGVITVEEAKGTDTSVDVVEGMQFDRGYQSPYFVTNTEKMITEFDQPQILLSDKKIAAMKDLLPILEPVAQSGKPLLIISEEVEGEALATLVVNKIRGTLKVAAIKAPGFGDRRKAMLEDIAILTGGTVISEETGSKLEDVKLNMLGKAERVIIDKDNTTIVNGGGNKKDIRARVDQIKAQIETTTSDYDKEKLQERLAKLAGGVAVLYVGAASEVEMKEKKDRVDDALNATRAAVEEGIVAGGGVALVRAIKSLDNVIGDNSDQDTGIQIVRRSLEEPLRQIVANAGGEGSVVVAKVAEGKGDFGYDAKLGEYKNMIGEGIIDPTKVARVALENAASVSGMLLTTECVVTEIKKEEPSTPPMPGAGGGGMGGMM, encoded by the coding sequence ATGGCAAAAGACATTAAATTCGATATTGAAGCAAGAGATAAATTGAAAAAAGGAGTAGATGCATTGGCAAATGCAGTTAAAGTAACTTTAGGACCAAAGGGGAGAAACGTTGTATTACAAAAATCTTTTGGAGGTCCTCAGGTAACTAAAGATGGAGTTACTGTAGCTAAAGAAATAGAGTTAGAAGATTCCATAGAAAATTTAGGCGCACAAATGGTTAAGGAAGTAGCTTCTAAAACTAATGATGTAGCGGGAGATGGAACTACTACAGCAACTGTATTAGCACAAGCTATAGTTAGAGAAGGATTAAAAAATGTAGCAGCTGGAGCAAATCCTATGGATTTAAAAAGAGGAATAGACAAAGCTTTAGAAGTTGTTATTCTAGATTTAAGAAAACAATCTAGAGAAGTAGGGGGAAACACAGAAAAAATAAAACAAGTAGCTTCTATCTCCGCTAATAATGATGAAAAAACTGGAGCATTAATAGCCGATGCTTTCGAAAAAGTTGGAAAAGAAGGTGTTATTACCGTGGAAGAAGCTAAAGGGACAGATACATCAGTTGATGTGGTTGAAGGAATGCAATTTGATAGAGGCTATCAGTCTCCTTATTTCGTAACCAATACAGAAAAAATGATAACAGAATTTGATCAGCCACAAATTCTTTTATCTGATAAGAAAATTGCAGCCATGAAAGATTTGCTTCCTATATTGGAACCTGTAGCTCAATCTGGAAAACCTTTGCTAATTATCTCTGAAGAAGTAGAGGGTGAAGCTTTAGCTACATTAGTAGTCAATAAAATACGAGGAACATTGAAAGTAGCTGCTATAAAAGCTCCTGGATTTGGGGATAGAAGAAAGGCTATGTTAGAAGATATAGCTATTCTTACGGGAGGAACTGTGATTTCAGAAGAAACAGGTAGTAAATTAGAAGATGTAAAATTAAATATGCTAGGAAAAGCAGAAAGAGTTATTATTGATAAAGATAATACCACCATTGTTAATGGAGGAGGAAATAAAAAAGATATAAGAGCACGTGTAGATCAAATAAAAGCACAAATAGAAACTACTACATCCGATTATGATAAAGAAAAATTACAAGAACGTCTAGCTAAGTTAGCTGGAGGAGTAGCAGTGCTTTATGTAGGTGCAGCATCAGAAGTTGAAATGAAGGAAAAAAAAGATCGTGTAGATGATGCTTTGAACGCTACTCGTGCTGCTGTTGAAGAAGGAATAGTTGCGGGTGGTGGAGTAGCATTAGTTCGTGCTATAAAATCATTGGATAATGTAATAGGAGACAATTCGGATCAAGATACTGGAATACAAATAGTAAGACGTTCATTAGAAGAACCTTTACGTCAAATAGTAGCTAATGCCGGAGGGGAAGGATCTGTAGTTGTAGCTAAAGTAGCTGAAGGAAAAGGAGATTTTGGTTATGATGCCAAACTGGGAGAATATAAAAATATGATAGGAGAAGGCATCATAGATCCTACTAAAGTTGCTCGAGTAGCATTGGAAAACGCAGCATCTGTATCTGGAATGTTATTAACTACTGAATGTGTTGTTACGGAAATAAAAAAAGAAGAACCTAGTACTCCTCCAATGCCTGGAGCTGGAGGTGGAGGAATGGGAGGTATGATGTAA
- a CDS encoding HAD family hydrolase, which translates to MEENYKNIMNDINTFVFDVDGVLTNCTLNLFPDGNMVRQMFVKDGFAIQLAKKKGYNLCIITKGCDLMVFRRLRGLNIRHIYQGVDNKKKYLDEYCHILNITKKRILYMGDDIPDIEIMKTVALPCSPIDAVQEVKKISKYISPKKGGKGCVRDVIEKTLKVQKNWF; encoded by the coding sequence ATGGAAGAGAACTATAAAAATATAATGAATGATATTAATACTTTTGTATTCGATGTTGATGGAGTATTAACTAATTGCACTTTAAATTTATTTCCTGATGGAAATATGGTTCGTCAAATGTTTGTTAAAGATGGATTTGCAATACAATTAGCAAAAAAAAAAGGATATAATTTGTGTATAATTACAAAAGGGTGCGATTTAATGGTTTTCAGACGTTTAAGAGGTCTAAATATTCGTCATATCTATCAAGGGGTGGATAATAAAAAGAAATATTTGGATGAATATTGTCATATTTTGAATATAACCAAAAAACGGATATTGTATATGGGAGATGATATTCCTGATATTGAAATCATGAAAACTGTAGCATTGCCTTGTTCTCCGATAGATGCTGTTCAAGAAGTAAAGAAAATATCCAAATATATTTCTCCAAAAAAAGGTGGAAAAGGATGTGTTAGAGACGTAATAGAAAAAACTTTAAAAGTTCAAAAAAATTGGTTTTGA
- a CDS encoding DUF3276 family protein, giving the protein MEEKEHKRNEICSRTLKTGSRTYFFDARETRAGDYYLTITESKKNFSETGEITYKKHKIYLYKEDFSKFQNILDDMIRFIINEKGREVISERHQRDFKNNTFNQEIKDNNKKTSETKDYTNINFEDI; this is encoded by the coding sequence ATGGAAGAAAAAGAACATAAAAGAAATGAAATTTGTTCACGTACCCTAAAAACTGGAAGTCGTACGTATTTTTTTGATGCAAGAGAAACAAGGGCTGGTGATTATTATTTAACCATTACTGAAAGCAAAAAAAATTTTTCTGAAACTGGAGAAATTACTTATAAAAAACATAAAATATATTTATATAAGGAAGATTTTTCTAAATTTCAGAATATACTTGATGATATGATTCGATTTATTATAAATGAAAAAGGAAGAGAAGTTATTTCAGAACGTCATCAAAGAGATTTTAAGAATAATACATTTAATCAAGAAATTAAGGATAATAATAAAAAAACTTCAGAAACGAAAGATTATACAAATATTAATTTTGAAGATATATAA